A section of the Styela clava chromosome 9, kaStyClav1.hap1.2, whole genome shotgun sequence genome encodes:
- the LOC120338814 gene encoding E3 ubiquitin-protein ligase MIB2-like yields MEATDLVSAAKDGDLLKVEQILKFYPTQVDIRQNGHTALHAAARGGHLEVIKTLVNHSPKPDLDFPDSKDSTPLHYAVKADKAEAVLLLLNIGANPDEEDSDGKTPYDIACKRNYEDCISAFRERGNKPAPKNDGTSSDDEEMDKPTSSADSAIPQRKCCKYCKENSRFIKFEPCGCVISCFECSMRDHKCRCEKFIEQRSFDKTTESAKYAEEIKSMRKRLEQLEHYVEQLEDQKICKICRYNPVNCALGCGHLFCKSCIRKTKDSETSFPEQLWICAKCRTPSRYTKIYPEW; encoded by the exons ATGGAGGCTACCGATCTTGTTTCTGCAGCTAAGGATGGGGATTTACTTAAAGTTGAACAGATTCTGAAGTTTTATCCGACCCAG GTGGATATTCGACAAAATGGACATACAGCACTTCATGCAGCCGCTCGTGGTGGACACCTTGAAGTTATAAAGACATTAGTTAATCACAGTCCCAAACCTGATCTTGATTTTCCTGATTCGAAAGACAGTACACCATTGCATTATGCTGTAAAAGC AGATAAAGCTGAGGCAGTTTTATTACTTCTAAATATTGGTGCGAACCCAGATGAAGAAGACAGTGATGGTAAAACACCGTATGATATTGCTTGTAAAAGAAATTATGAAGATTGTATCAGTGCATTCAGAGAAAGAGGAAATAAA CCTGCACCAAAGAATGACGGCACGAGTAGTGATGATGAAGAGATGGATAAACCAACTAGTAGTGCAGATTCTGCAATTCCCCAACGC AAATGTTGTAAATATTGCAAAGAAAACAGCAGGTTTATAAAGTTTGAGCCATGTGGATGcgttatatcttgttttg AATGTTCCATGAGAGACCATAAATGCAGATGTGAAAAGTTTATTGAACAACGTTCATTCGATAAAACAACTGAATCAGCGAAATATGCAGAGGAAATTAAATCAATGAGAAAAAGGCTTGAGCAACTAGAGCATTAT GTTGAACAATTGGAAGACCAGAAAATCTGCAAAATATGTAGGTATAATCCAGTTAACTGCGCTCTGGGATGTGGACACTTGTTTTGTAAGTCTTGTATAAGAAAAACAAAAGACTCAGAGACAAGTTTTCCAGAGCAACTTTGGATTTGTGCTAAATGCAGAACACCTTCCAGATATACCAAAATTTACCCTGAGTGGTAA
- the LOC120338813 gene encoding pyruvate carboxylase, mitochondrial-like: MSMIAARLTKIKGLVANHAILCRLTALPPGVNSQQVTRCLGTSIASPDIADKEHIKPISKVMVANRGEIAIRVFRACTELGIPTVAIYSEQDKQQMHRQKADESYRVGKGLPPVDAYLCIPEIVEVAKSVGVDAIHPGYGFLSERSDFAQACNDAGIQFIGPSPEVVRAMGDKVAAREIAVAAGVPVIPGTDGPITSLEEAEEFGLKYGFPLMLKAAYGGGGRGMRVVKKMEELKNSYERAVSEAEKAFGNGSMFIEKFLEDPRHIEVQILGDKYGNLVHLYERDCSIQRRHQKVVEIAPAGNLPITLRRMLADDALRIGRHVGYQNAGTVEFLLDNQGRHYFIEVNSRLQVEHTITEEITNVDLVQSQIRLAEGYSLPDLGINQEKIQINGSAIQCRVTTEDPAFDFRPDTGRIEVFRSGEGMGIRLDSASAFAGAIISPHYDSLLVKVIAHAPDMPAAAKKMDRALREFRIRGVKTNLGFLLNVINNETFLRGKVTTQFIDNNPQLFKLDPSRNRAGKLLYYLADVLVNGPSTPLPTSLRPPHIDVPAPQHPTNKHPPRGWRNILIENGPEAFAKAVREHKGLLLTDTTMRDAHQSLLATRVRTHDLVKVAPFVSHKFSNLFSVENWGGATFDVAMRFLHECPWERLRELRKQIPNIPFQMLLRGANAVGYTSYPDNVVKKFCDAAYRNGMDVFRVFDSMNYMPNMILGIEASGESGGVVEAAISYTGDVSDETRVTKYDLKYYLDFADELVRAGTHILCIKDMAGLLKPQASKVLISELRERYPDMPIHVHTHDTSGAGVASMLAAAEAGADIVDVAVDSMSGMTSQPSMGAVVSSLQRTQLDTGISMSVIGEYDEYWERTRELYAPFECTVTMKSGNSDVYEHEIPGGQYTNLHFQAHSMGLGSQFKEVKKKYIEANKLFGDLIKVTPSSKVVGDMAQFMVQNKLSADDVKEKIDELSLPSSVIEMMSGAIGYPPGGFPEPIRTQIVKDRKVFEGRPGADLPSVDLLKLKEELIEEHGPYVTDEDVLSAAMYPSVTDDFLRFRDKFGPVNKLDTPNFLIGPRIAEEFTVELEKGKTLHFKPLAVSDLKEDTGEREVFVELNGQVRSVMVKDKEAMKEMHFHPKAKPGVKGSIGSPMPGDVLSVKVEVGDEVEKGQTLLVLTAMKMEMAVTSPISGVVKEIAAKTGEHVEGEDLLVEIVEMK; encoded by the exons ATGAGTATGATTGCTGCAAGATTAACGAAGATTAAAGGATTGGTCGCGAACCATGCAATTTTATGCAGACTGACTGCTCTGCCTCCAGGCGTG AATTCTCAACAAGTTACAAGATGTTTGGGAACGAGCATTGCATCACCCGATATTGCAGACAAAGAACATATAAAACCAATATCTAAG GTGATGGTGGCAAACAGGGGTGAGATTGCCATTCGAGTCTTCCGAGCATGCACCGAACTTGGAATTCCGACGGTTGCTATATATTCTGAACAAGATAAACAGCAGATGCACAGACAAAAGGCCGATGAATCTTATCGTGTTGGGAAAGGTTTACCTCCAGTCGATGCCTATCTCTGCATCCCAGAGATAGTTGAAGTAGCTAAG TCTGTTGGAGTGGATGCGATTCATCCCGGATATGGATTTTTATCAGAGCGATCTGATTTTGCTCAAGCATGTAATGATGCTGGAATCCAATTCATTGGTCCTTCTCCAGAAGTTGTTCGGGCAATGGGGGATAAAGTTGCAGCAAGGGAGATTGCAGTTGCTGCAG GTGTCCCTGTAATACCTGGTACTGATGGTCCAATAACAAGTTTAGAGGAAGCTGAGGAATTTGGATTAAAATATGGTTTTCCTCTCATGTTGAAAGCGGCTTATGGTGGTGGTGGAAGAGGAATGAGAGTGGTTAAAAAAATGGAG GAGTTGAAAAACAGTTATGAACGGGCAGTATCAGAAGCAGAAAAGGCATTTGGAAATGGATCGATGTTTATCGAAAAATTTCTGGAAGATCCAAGACATATTGAAGTTCAGATTTTAG GTGATAAATATGGCAACCTTGTTCACTTGTATGAGAGGGATTGTTCAATACAGAGGCGACATCAGAAAGTTGTTGAAATTGCTCCTGCAGGAAACTTGCCAATTACGTTGCGTCGAATGCTTGCAGATGATGCTTTAAGAATTGGAAGGCATGTGGGATACCAAAATGCTGGAACAGTGGAGTTCTTGCTTGATAATCAA GGAAgacattattttattgaagTAAATTCGAGACTTCAAGTTGAGCATACAATAACAGAAGAAATTACAAA TGTTGATTTGGTTCAATCTCAGATCAGATTAGCAGAAGGATATTCTTTACCTGATTTGGGtataaatcaagaaaaaatacaaataaatggaAGTGCAATACAATGCCGAGTAACTACCGAAGATCCAGCGTTTGATTTCAGGCCTGACACTGGACGAATTGAG GTGTTCAGAAGTGGTGAGGGAATGGGAATAAGATTGGACAGTGCTTCTGCCTTTGCTGGTGCAATCATTTCTCCACATTATGATTCTCTTCTCGTTAAAGTGATTGCCCACGCACCTGACATGCCAGCAGCAGCAAAGAAAATGGACAGAGCATTGAGAGAGTTCAGGATAAGAGGTGTCAAG aCAAATCTAGGATTTCTTCTCAATGTGATAAACAATGAAACATTTTTGAGAGGAAAAGTTACAACTCAGTTTATTGACAACAATCCGCAG TTGTTCAAGCTTGATCCAAGCCGAAATCGTGCTGGTAAACTTCTTTATTATCTTGCTGATGTGCTTGTTAACGGACCTTCAACTCCGCTACCAACAAGTTTGAGACCTCCCCATATTGATGTACCCGCACCTCAACATCCTACAA aTAAACATCCACCCAGAGGCTGGCGAAATATTCTGATTGAGAATGGCCCCGAAGCTTTTGCAAAAGCAGTAAGAGAACATAAAGGTCTTCTTTTGACTGACACCACTATGAGAGATGCTCATCAGTCATTGCTTGCGACTCGTGTTCGTACACATGACCTTGTGAAGGTCGCACCTTTTGTTTCACATAAGTTTTCCAATTTGTTCAGTGTGGAAAATTGGGGAG GTGCAACTTTCGATGTTGCAATGAGATTTTTGCATGAATGTCCATGGGAGAGATTACGTGAACTCAGGAAACAAATTCCCAACATTCCTTTTCAAATGCTTCTCAGAGGTGCGAATGCTGTTGGATACACAAGTTATCCTGATAATGTTGTGAAGAA ATTTTGTGATGCTGCCTACCGCAATGGCATGGATGTGTTCCGTGTTTTTGATTCAATGAACTATATGCCAAACATGATTCTGGGAATTGAAGCTTCTGGAGAATCGGGTGGTGTCGTTGAAGCTGCAATATCGTATACGGGTGACGTATCAGACGAGACCAGAGTTACGAAATATGATCTCAAGTATTATTTGGATTTCGCAGATGAGTTGGTTCGAGCAGGAACTCATATCTTATGTATTAAG GATATGGCTGGATTATTGAAACCTCAAGCATCAAAAGTATTAATTAGTGAGTTGAGAGAAAGATACCCAGATATGCCTATTCATGTACATACTCATGATACATCTGGAGCAG GAGTTGCATCCATGCTGGCAGCAGCTGAGGCAGGAGCAGATATTGTTGATGTTGCTGTCGATTCAATGTCAGGTATGACATCACAACCTAGTATGGGTGCTGTTGTATCGTCATTGCAAAGAACACAACTTGATACTG GAATTTCAATGTCAGTTATTGGTGAATACGATGAATATTGGGAGAGAACAAGGGAGTTATACGCACCATTCGAATGTACAGTAACTATGAAGTCAGGCAATTCTGATGTATACGAACATGAGATACCAGGAGGGCaatatacaaatctacatttcCAAG CACACAGTATGGGATTGGGAAGTCAATTCAAAGAAGTCAAGAAGAAGTATATTGAAGCTAACAAATTATTCGGGGACTTGATAAAG GTGACGCCTTCATCGAAGGTAGTTGGTGATATGGCGCAATTTATGGTGCAGAATAAGTTGAGTGCAGATGATGTAAAAGAGAAGATCGATGAATTATCACTTCCATCGTCGGTCATTGAAATGATGAGTGGTGCTATTGGTTATCCACCAGGAGGCTTTCCAGAGCCAATAAGAACTCAG ATTGTCAAGGACAGAAAAGTGTTTGAGGGAAGACCAGGAGCAGATCTTCCATCCGttgatttattaaaattaaaagaagaatTGATTGAAGAACATGGACCATATGTTACAGATGAAGATGTTCTCAGTGCTGCTATGTATCCATCG GTAACAGATGACTTTTTGAGATTCCGTGACAAGTTTGGTCCTGTGAACAAGTTGGACACTCCAAACTTTTTAATTGGACCAAGAATTGCTGAAGAATTCACTGTAGAATTGGAAAAAG GAAAAACATTACATTTCAAGCCATTAGCAGTGAGTGATTTGAAGGAAGACACTGGAGAGAGAGAAGTGTTTGTTGAATTGAATGGCCAAGTTAGATCGGTCATGGTCAAAGATAAAGAAGCAATGAAG GAAATGCATTTCCATCCAAAAGCAAAACCTGGAGTGAAAGGATCAATTGGATCTCCCATGCCTGGTGATGTTTTGTCAGTTAAAGTTGAG GTTGGTGATGAAGTTGAAAAGGGACAAACTCTTCTTGTACTTACCGCCATGAAAATGGAAATGGCTGTGACGTCACCAATCAGCGGAGTTGTAAAAGAAATAGCGGCAAAGACCGGTGAACATGTGGAAGGCGAAGATTTGTTGGTCGAGATTGTGGAAATGAAATAG
- the LOC120339425 gene encoding uncharacterized protein LOC120339425, with translation MLSLPLRSLLAQKIFHRTALRCVHVTSKHASEDEPKKKFDTFPISRYPLPKIETLPQSIQDRISEADEKTGFVPNVMTSYAHRPKEFEAFFNYYDVLMQKETGNLSKADREMIVVATSSYNSCLYCVVSHSALYRIFSKNPIVADQVATCWEAAAITDRERAILELAMAVCKSEEISQHYFDNLAKHGLDAEDAWDIAAISAFFSMSNRMAHFMNMRPNEEFHLMGRVPKTKSKPAK, from the exons ATGCTTTCGTTACCACTGCGTTCGTTATTA GCTCAAAAAATCTTCCATCGGACTGCTTTACGCTGTGTACATGTGACCTCAAAACATGCTTCCGAAGATGAGCCAAAGAAAAAATTTGACACATTCCCGATTTCTAGATATCCATTGCCAAAG ATAGAAACACTACCACAGTCAATTCAGGATAGGATTTCAGAAGCTGATGAAAAGACTGGCTTTGTACCAAACGTTATGACGAGTTATGCGCACAGACCCAAGGAATTTGAAGCATTCTTCAATTACTACGATGTTTTAATGCAAAAAG AGACCGGAAATTTATCAAAGGCCGATCGCGAAATGATTGTTGTCGCAACAAGTTCCTACAATTCGTGTTTGTATTGCGTGGTTTCGCACAGTGCTCTTTATagaattttttcgaaaaatccCATCGTGGCTGACCAG GTAGCGACGTGCTGGGAGGCAGCAGCTATCACAGATCGCGAAAGGGCAATATTAGAGTTAGCAATGGCCGTTTGCAAGTCTGAAGAAATTTCGCAACACTATTTTGACAACCTTGCAAAACATGGCTTGGACGCCGAAGATGCGTGGGACATTGCGGCAATTAGTGCCTTTTTCAGCATGTCAAATAGAATGGCACACTTTATGAACATGAGGCCGAATGAAGAGTTCCATCTTATGGGCAGAGTACCGAAAACGAAAAGCAAACCTGCAAAATAG